The Erigeron canadensis isolate Cc75 chromosome 4, C_canadensis_v1, whole genome shotgun sequence genome window below encodes:
- the LOC122594914 gene encoding early nodulin-75-like: MATIYSRMKKMFKKKKKPKQEPPKQEPPPRPQKIYAYKLVLDNRDSGRKNTNECTSCERCSKTQHKPEPYTKPPYNEHLCRDKSRQCTTHYNKPLFKPPTAPTPQFPPLLPSPLVAPPQMFLPPYHQQQMYALPPPRQSYPYDHEYGMQHVYPPRLGYGDSW; the protein is encoded by the exons ATGGCTACTATTTATTCTCGTATGAAAAAGAtgtttaagaagaaaaagaagccAAAGCAAGAGCCACCGAAGCAGGAGCCGCCGCCCCGTCCGCAAAAG ATTTATGCGTATAAATTGGTTCTCGATAATCGAGATTCTGGCAGGAAAAATACAAATGAATGCACATCGTGCGAACGCTGTAGTAAAACTCAGCATAAACCTGAGCCTTACACAAAGCCTCCTTATAATGAACATTTGTGCCGGGATAAATCAAGACAGTGTACGACTCATTATAATAAACCGCTCTTCAAACCACCAACTGCCCCCACTCCACAATTTCCACCATTGCTTCCGTCACCATTGGTTGCGCCGCCACAAATGTTTCTGCCAccatatcatcaacaacaaatgTACGCGTTACCACCTCCAAGACAATCGTATCCGTATGATCATGAGTATGGAATGCAGCATGTTTATCCGCCTAGGCTAGGTTATGGCGATAGTTGGTGA